A genome region from Solanum pennellii chromosome 12, SPENNV200 includes the following:
- the LOC114075218 gene encoding uncharacterized protein LOC114075218 yields the protein MAELTVATLGHNHPLHLQPSDMLRVALITTKLTGLENYGLWSRSMRLALLVKNNIGFIDGTCLKSMYKDELAVQWERCNAVVFSWISSTVANNMLTTIVYASNAKRVWKDFKERFNKSNLTRIYQLWTEVATLKQGTDSVTEYYSKLRDLWDEFDVLVPSPSCKCDDAKPYIEHLHQQRLMMFLMGFNESFSHVRSDLLLKSEVPSINQAYATVIQEESQRVLGVVDSNKEPLTMMAGRGQGQGFKGKKVLPGNNNTGCEICGFKNHVTEKCYKLVGYPFDFKSKRKQSDSSGSYQTNTKGFRSHGSYNSNAYNTGNFKPYANNASVDKQKEESEFTKKEYNQMKNLLHNKEPSDCKANLTGTLQWQGDWDW from the exons ATGGCAGAACTCACTGTAGCAACACTTGGACATAATCATCCACTTCATCTGCAGCCTTCAGACATGCTTCGTGTAGCATTGATCACAACAAAACTCACAGGACTTGAGAATTATGGTCTTTGGAGCAGATCGATGAGATTAGCACTGTTGGTGAAAAATAATATAGGCTTCATAGATGGAACTTGCTTGAAGAGTATGTACAAGGATGAATTAGCAGTTCAATGGGAAAGATGCAATGCAGTGGTTTTTTCATGGATTAGTAGCACAGTAGCAAACAATATGTTGACAACAATAGTATATGCATCTAATGCAAAACGAGTTTGGAAAGATTTCAAGGAGAGGTTCAATAAGTCTAATCTCACTAGGATCTATCAACTCTGGACAGAAGTGGCCACATTAAAGCAAGGTACGGATTCTGTAACAGAGTATTATTCTAAATTGAGGGATTTATGGGATGAGTTTGATGTATTGGTACCCTCACCATCATGTAAATGTGATGATGCTAAGCCTTATATTGAGCATCTACATCAACAAAGATTGATGATGTTCTTGATGGGGTTCAATGAGTCTTTCAGTCATGTGAGAAGTGATTTGTTGCTGAAAAGTGAAGTACCTAGCATTAATCAAGCTTATGCAACTGTAATTCAAGAGGAAAGTCAAAGAGTATTAGGTGTAGTGGATTCAAACAAAGAGCCACTTACTATGATGGCAGGAAGAGGACAAGGACAAGGATTCAAAGGGAAGAAGGTGTTACCAGGCAATAACAATACTGGATGTGAGATTTGTGGTTTCAAAAATCATGTAACTGAAAAGTGTTACAAGCTGGTAGGCTATCCTTTTGACTTCAAGAGCAAGAGGAAGCAATCAGATTCTAGTGGATCATATCAGACCAATACTAAAGGTTTTAGATCACATGGATCTTACAACAGTAATGCTTACAACACTGGTAATTTCAAGCCATATGCTAACAATGCTTCAGTAGATAAACAGAAGGAGGAGTCTGAATTCACAAAGAAAGAGTACAATCAAATGAAGAATCTATTACACAACAAAGAACCAAGTGACTGCAAGGCTAACTTGACAG GAACTTTACAGTGGCAAGGTGATTGGGATTGGTAA